One stretch of Mus pahari chromosome 5, PAHARI_EIJ_v1.1, whole genome shotgun sequence DNA includes these proteins:
- the Dusp28 gene encoding dual specificity phosphatase 28 has protein sequence MGTSEAAPPPFALVAPALFIGNARAAGATELLVRAGITLCVNVSRQQPGPRAPGVAELRVPVFDDPAEDLLTHLEPTCAAMEAAVRDGGSCLVYCKNGRSRSAAVCTAYLMRHRGHGLDRAFQMVKSARPVAEPNLGFWAQLQKYEQTLQAQAILPREPTDPE, from the exons ATGGGCACCTCTGAGGCCGCACCGCCGCCGTTCGCGCTCGTCGCCCCCGCGCTCTTTATCGGGAATGCGCGAGCCGCCGGTGCGACGGAGCTGCTGGTGCGCGCGGGCATCACTCTGTGCGTCAATGTCTCCCGCCAGCAGCCCGGGCCGCGCGCGCCCGGAGTGGCCGAGCTGCGCGTACCCGTGTTCGACGACCCAGCTGAGGACCTGCTGACACATCTGGAGCCCACCTGTGCCGCCATGGAAGCCGCGGTGCGCGACGGCGGCTCCTGTCTCGTGTACTGCAAGAACGGCCGCAGCCGCTCAGCCGCCGTCTGCACCGCCTACCTCATGCGACACCGCGGCCACGGCCTGGATCGCGCCTTCCAG ATGGTGAAGAGCGCCCGCCCCGTAGCCGAGCCCAATTTGGGTTTCTGGGCTCAGCTGCAGAAGTACGAACAGACCCTTCAGGCCCAGGCCATCCTGCCCCGGGAGCCCACTGATCCGGAGTAA